In Pantoea cypripedii, the following proteins share a genomic window:
- a CDS encoding response regulator transcription factor: protein MNHLVYVVDDDESVRSALSNLLSSEDYDVMVFSTAQAFLDHTFNAVPSCLILDINMPGADGFAVANTLNARGYVIPTIFLTGFGTIPVTVKAMKTGACEFLTKPVDPERILQAVAEALLIAEENLVSSQEKYDMTVRHQSLTPRESEVMMLAISGLLNKQIAAEMGISEITAKVHKRRVMEKMNVRSLSDLVRAAERLNILSTRRR from the coding sequence ATGAATCACTTAGTTTATGTTGTAGATGATGACGAATCGGTAAGATCTGCCCTGAGTAATCTGCTCAGTTCAGAAGATTATGACGTTATGGTTTTTTCCACCGCTCAGGCATTTCTTGATCACACCTTCAACGCCGTTCCCAGTTGTCTGATTCTGGATATTAATATGCCCGGTGCGGATGGCTTTGCGGTAGCAAATACCTTAAATGCACGCGGTTATGTTATTCCTACCATTTTCCTCACCGGGTTCGGCACCATTCCTGTTACCGTTAAAGCGATGAAAACCGGTGCCTGTGAATTCCTGACCAAACCGGTCGATCCGGAGCGGATATTACAGGCGGTGGCAGAAGCGCTGTTGATTGCGGAAGAAAACCTGGTTTCCTCACAGGAAAAATATGACATGACCGTCCGCCATCAGTCACTGACCCCGCGTGAAAGCGAAGTCATGATGCTGGCAATCAGCGGCCTGCTGAACAAGCAGATTGCGGCGGAGATGGGCATCAGTGAAATTACCGCCAAAGTGCATAAACGCCGGGTGATGGAAAAAATGAATGTTCGTTCCCTTTCCGATCTGGTGCGTGCTGCCGAACGGCTGAATATTCTCAGCACGCGTCGTCGTTAA
- a CDS encoding ATP-binding sensor histidine kinase, protein MGIISVPQEGNDDAKIILPEEIVLTPLAQDGSIAWLMGRFVSGETVLIATAASDEVAFQATQLLKNELALAPHLAPRWAVKPAGFTRYQGHYALVYPQFPYRTLAGIIGVPPEQIADYLRNAIQLCLPLSQAHHQGIVHGDIKPAHLFLNNDGSYRLGGFGLASVTVDSQLKNSLRASGGTLAYMSPEHTGRTPYPVSNLSDLYSLGVVLYEMLTGRLPFGSPQAGQTEWIHHHLATAPRPPASIRPDVPAMLSAIILRLLAKSPADGYQTIDGLLADLRRCKATLTEEGTIAPFTLGLQERFTTNYRVETLFTGHPQARELLNALEEAQHSGTHHLVMIGGAPGSGKSAIIASALKKMQHKPILLTVGKADQHSPQVPYSALSAAFRTLTLYLLGLPAADVQVWRARLARALGNDVELAIELVPELRQLLDISQPVVSTEPLIDARERFHQMAGALIKAFASSGKPLVMLIDDVHWADQASLQLLEKVFQRNEHLPFLLVIAHRDAESMPCRQVAGFLARIQGAAARITQLTPQPLNVKMVARWLAGMLHTRTSGTSELAQLIHEKTGGNPLFLQEFFKQAIDDGLIFYTKDPLKWHYDQSALQARQYTDNVASLVVRQLERMPEATRQLLGSLACLGGNGQLALLSQILGAGQRKIQERLRPAIAAKFITIVNDEYTFTHDRVHDAAFLLIGFKQKLRIHQQAACLLAECAPRADGNETLFRAVHHIAMAADVPMTPAQSRNYFRLSLTAAQRAKRAGDYASALRYLQTARALNQQQPTSDHFLLGFEEAECQFLQGNLSAAQSQCTVLLGMPGSLTEKSAAACLSAEIHMRQSDNYLALETALAWLAVFGVHFNRYPDEDECNAAWYALKARLGPDPSVTIGTLPLMANREKESVLNLMASTIFASSYDCPQLHLLLVCKMLDMTLDHGISGASVFGLSWFSVLITDRYQEYHYGFKCGMLATQLAEKHNFVRFKARTLLPLDQVGIWTQPLAFAIDYAKKSFNVALAHGDKSFACLSLRHQVMNYLTRGDHLESVQTTIERGLAFTQKSFYPDVENVLLMQKHFVIHLRGSSHTKFSGVDLYPTQLTGSEPGPVSGPKAMVLFWSSLYRGMAHFYAGEYALALPCFAEATQLISAVPGYIYLLDLHFFSALSLTVPLSAGQATAKVRQQAHDHFDKIVQWSVLNPELFADKAALIAAELARLRGEVGEALSQYEVAINLSRKAGYQHINALAYELAGYCAKGWKLDVPADAYLKGAISGWENWGAQAKVRQLEQRYPQLATQKQSNAFTTIPFEDESIRDLESVVTAVRALTEEINLDRLIHILMRMLLERAGAQRCLLIRVLDGNIPETEAWAEANADGVKVRIVKERPAATDLPLSVLSAVIRTGQEIRTGKPEDFSPFSQDPYLVSSGAAVMCVPMFKQANMVGVLYLENRLMPDVFTAEQSHIVKTLSAQAAVSIETARLYAELLEENIHRRRVEKQLRASQTSLMMGEKISHTGTWSWDIGQDRLSVSDEYMRILGLPEQQQSWSMADFMTVVHPDDFQCINDLVRDSVQNGISMQAEFRIIRPNGEYRYIKGIGDPVENWPEVKEYFGTISDITVQRRAEDAARMAQADLARVSRATTVGQLTASIAHEINQPLMSIVAHAGASQRWLKREPRHIENACFSLDEILQEGKRAGDIIRGLQALTRKHDSVFAKANLHLIARDILALSRAEIERKWISLELKLHADCAEVYCDRIQIQQVLLNLVVNAIDAMTGIDQRSLILTLATSNPTPDTIRFEVLDSGSGIPDEVREHIFDSFYTTKKEGMGMGLTISQGIIKKHCGELRGENRADYGSRFWFTLPVEPPASANP, encoded by the coding sequence ATGGGTATTATCTCTGTCCCGCAGGAAGGTAACGACGACGCGAAGATCATCCTGCCGGAAGAGATAGTGCTAACCCCGCTGGCGCAGGATGGCAGCATTGCCTGGTTAATGGGGCGATTTGTCAGCGGTGAAACCGTGCTGATCGCCACTGCCGCCAGTGACGAGGTGGCATTTCAGGCGACACAGCTATTAAAAAACGAGCTGGCGCTGGCTCCGCATCTGGCCCCACGCTGGGCGGTGAAACCGGCGGGTTTTACCCGTTACCAGGGTCACTATGCGCTGGTGTATCCGCAGTTTCCTTATCGTACGCTGGCGGGGATCATCGGCGTACCGCCGGAGCAGATCGCGGATTATTTACGCAATGCTATTCAGCTGTGTCTGCCGTTGAGTCAGGCCCATCATCAGGGGATTGTGCACGGCGATATCAAACCCGCTCATCTGTTCCTGAACAACGACGGTTCCTACCGTTTGGGTGGCTTTGGGCTGGCCTCCGTCACCGTCGATTCTCAGCTGAAAAATTCGCTGCGCGCATCGGGCGGCACCCTGGCCTACATGTCGCCGGAACATACCGGCCGCACGCCTTATCCGGTCAGCAACCTCAGCGATCTCTACAGTCTGGGCGTGGTACTGTACGAAATGCTCACCGGCAGGCTGCCGTTTGGTTCACCCCAGGCGGGGCAGACTGAATGGATCCACCATCATCTGGCGACCGCGCCACGTCCACCAGCATCGATTCGCCCGGATGTCCCGGCAATGCTGTCGGCCATCATCCTGCGTCTGCTGGCAAAATCGCCCGCTGATGGCTATCAAACCATTGATGGCTTGTTGGCCGATCTGCGGCGCTGCAAGGCGACACTGACGGAAGAGGGCACCATCGCCCCTTTTACCCTGGGTTTGCAGGAGCGTTTCACGACAAATTATCGTGTTGAAACGCTGTTTACCGGCCATCCGCAGGCACGAGAATTACTGAACGCGCTGGAGGAGGCGCAGCACAGCGGCACCCATCATCTGGTGATGATCGGCGGCGCGCCGGGATCCGGCAAGTCTGCCATCATTGCCTCCGCGCTGAAAAAGATGCAGCACAAGCCCATTTTGTTGACGGTCGGCAAAGCCGATCAACATTCCCCCCAGGTGCCATATTCCGCGCTGAGCGCCGCCTTTCGCACCCTGACGTTATATCTGCTCGGCCTGCCCGCGGCGGATGTACAGGTGTGGCGCGCGCGCCTGGCACGGGCGCTGGGCAATGACGTCGAGCTGGCAATCGAACTGGTGCCGGAACTGCGCCAGCTGCTGGATATTTCGCAACCTGTGGTCAGCACCGAGCCGTTAATCGATGCGCGCGAACGTTTTCACCAGATGGCCGGGGCGTTAATCAAGGCGTTTGCCTCTTCCGGTAAACCGCTGGTGATGTTGATTGATGATGTGCACTGGGCCGATCAGGCCAGCCTGCAACTGCTGGAGAAGGTGTTTCAGCGTAATGAGCATCTGCCATTTTTACTGGTGATCGCGCATCGTGATGCGGAATCGATGCCTTGCCGACAGGTGGCCGGTTTTCTGGCTCGCATCCAGGGCGCTGCAGCGCGCATCACCCAACTGACGCCACAGCCGCTTAACGTCAAAATGGTCGCCCGCTGGCTGGCGGGTATGCTGCATACCCGCACCAGCGGCACCAGCGAGCTGGCCCAGTTGATCCATGAGAAAACCGGCGGCAATCCGCTGTTCCTGCAAGAGTTTTTTAAACAGGCCATCGATGACGGGCTGATTTTTTACACCAAAGATCCGCTGAAATGGCACTACGACCAGAGCGCGTTGCAGGCGCGCCAGTATACCGATAATGTCGCCAGCCTGGTGGTACGCCAGCTGGAGCGCATGCCTGAAGCGACCCGACAACTGCTCGGCAGCCTGGCCTGTCTGGGGGGGAATGGCCAACTGGCGTTGCTCAGCCAGATTCTCGGCGCTGGTCAGCGTAAAATTCAGGAGCGGCTGCGACCCGCCATTGCCGCGAAGTTTATTACCATCGTCAATGATGAATACACTTTTACCCACGATCGCGTCCATGATGCGGCCTTTTTGCTGATTGGTTTTAAGCAAAAGTTACGGATCCATCAACAGGCCGCCTGTCTGCTGGCGGAGTGCGCACCGCGCGCCGATGGCAACGAAACGCTGTTTCGCGCGGTGCACCATATTGCGATGGCGGCGGATGTGCCGATGACCCCGGCACAAAGTCGCAATTATTTTCGCCTCAGCCTTACGGCGGCGCAGCGCGCCAAACGCGCTGGCGATTACGCGTCGGCGTTACGTTATCTGCAAACGGCACGCGCATTGAATCAGCAACAACCCACCTCTGACCATTTTTTGCTCGGTTTCGAAGAGGCCGAATGCCAGTTCCTGCAAGGCAATCTCAGCGCAGCGCAATCCCAGTGCACGGTGCTGCTGGGGATGCCGGGCAGCCTGACGGAGAAATCGGCGGCAGCTTGCCTGTCGGCTGAGATCCATATGCGCCAGTCAGACAACTATCTGGCACTGGAAACCGCGCTGGCCTGGCTGGCGGTGTTCGGTGTGCATTTCAATCGCTATCCGGATGAGGATGAGTGCAACGCGGCCTGGTACGCACTGAAAGCGCGCCTGGGGCCGGATCCGTCCGTCACCATTGGGACGTTGCCGCTGATGGCGAACCGCGAGAAAGAGTCGGTACTGAACCTGATGGCCAGTACCATTTTTGCCTCCTCGTATGATTGCCCGCAATTGCATCTGCTGCTGGTGTGCAAAATGCTGGATATGACGCTGGATCACGGTATCAGTGGTGCATCGGTATTTGGGCTGTCGTGGTTTAGCGTGCTGATCACCGATCGCTACCAGGAATACCACTACGGTTTCAAATGCGGCATGCTAGCCACGCAGCTGGCTGAAAAGCACAACTTTGTGCGTTTTAAAGCGCGCACCTTGTTGCCGCTCGATCAGGTGGGGATCTGGACGCAGCCGCTGGCCTTCGCCATCGATTACGCGAAAAAGAGCTTTAATGTCGCGCTGGCGCACGGCGATAAATCCTTTGCCTGCCTGTCGTTGCGTCATCAGGTGATGAACTACCTGACACGCGGTGATCATCTGGAGTCGGTACAGACCACCATCGAACGTGGCCTGGCCTTTACGCAAAAATCTTTTTATCCCGATGTCGAAAACGTGCTGCTGATGCAGAAGCATTTTGTCATCCACCTGCGCGGCAGCAGCCATACCAAATTCAGCGGGGTCGATCTCTATCCGACACAGCTTACCGGCAGCGAGCCAGGGCCGGTGTCCGGTCCGAAAGCGATGGTGCTGTTCTGGTCATCTTTGTATCGCGGCATGGCGCATTTTTATGCCGGTGAATATGCCCTGGCCTTGCCCTGTTTTGCCGAGGCGACGCAGCTGATAAGCGCCGTGCCTGGCTATATCTATCTGCTGGATTTGCATTTCTTTAGTGCACTGAGCCTGACGGTGCCGCTGTCTGCCGGGCAGGCGACCGCCAAAGTACGCCAGCAGGCCCACGACCATTTTGACAAAATTGTCCAATGGTCGGTGCTTAATCCCGAGCTGTTTGCCGATAAAGCCGCGCTGATCGCTGCAGAACTTGCCCGTCTGCGTGGAGAGGTGGGCGAGGCGCTCAGCCAGTATGAGGTGGCAATCAATTTGTCACGTAAGGCTGGCTATCAGCACATCAACGCACTGGCTTACGAGCTGGCGGGGTATTGCGCCAAAGGCTGGAAACTCGACGTGCCCGCCGATGCCTATTTAAAAGGGGCGATCAGCGGCTGGGAAAACTGGGGCGCACAGGCCAAGGTGCGACAGCTGGAACAGCGCTATCCACAACTGGCGACGCAAAAACAAAGTAACGCGTTCACCACCATCCCCTTTGAAGACGAATCCATTCGTGACCTCGAAAGTGTGGTGACGGCGGTACGCGCCCTGACGGAAGAGATCAATCTTGACCGTCTGATCCATATTCTGATGCGGATGCTGCTGGAACGCGCCGGGGCGCAGCGTTGCCTGCTGATTCGCGTGCTCGACGGCAACATCCCGGAAACGGAAGCCTGGGCCGAAGCCAATGCCGATGGCGTAAAAGTCAGGATCGTCAAAGAACGGCCAGCCGCTACTGATTTGCCGCTGTCGGTGCTTTCCGCGGTAATCCGCACCGGACAGGAGATTCGTACCGGTAAACCGGAGGATTTCAGCCCCTTTAGTCAGGACCCGTATCTGGTTTCCTCCGGCGCAGCGGTGATGTGTGTGCCGATGTTCAAGCAGGCCAATATGGTCGGGGTGTTATATCTGGAAAACCGGCTGATGCCGGATGTGTTCACCGCCGAGCAATCACATATCGTCAAAACCCTCAGCGCGCAGGCTGCGGTATCCATTGAGACCGCACGCTTGTATGCCGAATTGCTTGAGGAAAACATTCACCGCAGACGCGTGGAGAAACAGCTGCGCGCCAGCCAGACCTCCCTGATGATGGGGGAGAAAATCAGCCATACCGGCACCTGGAGCTGGGATATCGGGCAGGACCGGCTGTCCGTGTCGGATGAGTATATGCGTATTCTCGGTCTGCCCGAGCAGCAACAAAGCTGGTCGATGGCGGATTTCATGACGGTTGTGCACCCTGATGATTTTCAATGTATTAATGACCTGGTACGCGACAGCGTGCAGAACGGCATCAGTATGCAGGCGGAATTTCGCATCATCCGGCCAAATGGCGAATATCGTTACATCAAAGGGATTGGTGATCCGGTGGAGAACTGGCCGGAAGTGAAAGAATACTTTGGCACCATTTCCGACATTACCGTACAACGCCGGGCAGAGGATGCGGCACGTATGGCGCAGGCCGATCTCGCCCGGGTATCACGTGCTACCACCGTCGGGCAGTTAACCGCCTCGATCGCGCACGAAATCAATCAGCCATTAATGTCGATCGTCGCTCATGCCGGTGCCAGCCAGCGCTGGCTGAAACGCGAACCCCGGCATATCGAGAATGCCTGTTTTAGCCTTGATGAAATTTTGCAGGAAGGTAAACGCGCAGGCGATATTATCCGGGGTCTGCAGGCATTAACCCGCAAACATGACTCGGTTTTTGCTAAAGCGAACCTGCATTTGATTGCGCGCGATATTCTGGCGCTGTCGCGCGCCGAGATTGAACGAAAATGGATCTCGCTGGAACTGAAGCTGCATGCCGACTGTGCTGAAGTGTATTGTGACCGCATCCAGATTCAGCAGGTGCTACTGAACCTGGTGGTGAATGCTATCGATGCCATGACCGGCATTGACCAGCGTTCGCTCATTCTGACGCTGGCAACCTCCAATCCCACCCCCGACACCATTCGCTTTGAAGTGCTGGATAGCGGATCGGGTATCCCGGATGAGGTGCGGGAACATATCTTTGATTCGTTCTATACCACTAAAAAAGAAGGGATGGGAATGGGGTTGACGATAAGCCAGGGCATCATTAAAAAGCACTGCGGCGAATTGCGCGGGGAAAACCGGGCTGACTATGGCAGCCGCTTCTGGTTTACCTTACCCGTCGAGCCGCCAGCCAGTGCTAATCCTTAA
- a CDS encoding response regulator transcription factor → MTLPQHIVIVDDERSVRNGLSNLLHSDGYTTSLYESGEELLQNESALIGAVMLIIDVRLKGMSGFELYSVLKQQSVALPVIFISADQEESVQWYAIALGAVTFLRKPIDVDTLLTIIRSELSQGETP, encoded by the coding sequence ATGACGCTACCACAGCACATTGTTATCGTTGATGATGAACGCTCAGTCCGTAATGGCCTGAGCAATTTACTGCATTCTGACGGATACACCACCAGCCTGTATGAATCGGGCGAAGAACTCCTCCAAAACGAGTCAGCATTAATCGGCGCGGTTATGCTGATCATCGACGTCAGATTGAAAGGAATGAGCGGTTTTGAACTTTACTCAGTCCTGAAACAGCAATCCGTGGCTCTGCCCGTGATTTTCATCTCTGCCGATCAGGAAGAATCCGTGCAGTGGTATGCGATTGCGCTGGGTGCGGTGACCTTTTTGCGAAAACCCATTGATGTTGATACGCTCCTGACCATTATCCGTAGCGAACTGTCGCAGGGGGAAACACCATAA
- a CDS encoding XapX domain-containing protein — protein sequence MLKSYVISLVVGMLAGVIYGLIDVNSPAPPVIALLGLFGMLVGEQLVPLAQRLIRRQPVTLAWFRHECVPKISGTPPSGGEKGP from the coding sequence ATGCTGAAGTCATATGTTATTTCGCTGGTAGTGGGTATGCTGGCGGGCGTGATTTATGGTCTGATAGATGTCAATTCCCCTGCGCCGCCAGTGATCGCGTTGCTGGGATTATTTGGCATGCTGGTGGGGGAGCAACTGGTCCCGCTGGCGCAACGCCTGATCCGTCGCCAACCGGTAACCCTGGCCTGGTTCCGCCATGAATGTGTGCCCAAAATCAGTGGCACGCCACCATCGGGTGGAGAAAAGGGACCCTAA
- a CDS encoding DUF1427 family protein translates to MNPLLISLGAGVLVGLFYALLRVRSPAPPAIALIGLLGMIIGGQLIHLVKPVPQTAAVASHVDKRS, encoded by the coding sequence ATGAATCCTTTGCTCATTTCTCTGGGGGCAGGCGTACTGGTTGGCCTGTTCTATGCGCTGCTCCGGGTCCGTTCACCCGCACCACCGGCAATCGCGCTCATCGGTTTGCTGGGCATGATTATTGGCGGGCAGCTGATTCATCTGGTGAAGCCCGTGCCGCAGACCGCTGCGGTCGCCAGCCACGTCGATAAGAGATCCTGA
- a CDS encoding hydrolase, translating to MSNSKLEVLTPHNSQIIFIDQQPQMAFGVQSIDRQVLKNNTVALAKAAKVFNIPTIITTVETESFSGYTYPELLDVFPGLDILERTSMNSWDDQKVRDALAANGKKKVVVSGLWTEVCNNSFALCAMLEGGYEIYMVADASGGTSKEAHDYAMQRMIQAGVIPVTWQQVMLEWQRDWAHRDTYDAVMKIAKEHSGAYGIGVDYAYTMVHKAPSRQESEHRTLAPVPAR from the coding sequence ATGTCCAACTCTAAGCTTGAAGTTCTGACCCCGCATAACAGCCAGATTATCTTTATCGATCAGCAACCGCAGATGGCGTTTGGCGTGCAGTCAATCGATCGTCAGGTGCTGAAAAATAACACGGTTGCGCTGGCGAAAGCGGCGAAGGTATTTAACATTCCGACCATCATCACCACGGTCGAAACCGAGAGTTTCTCTGGCTATACCTACCCTGAACTGCTGGACGTGTTCCCGGGGCTGGATATCCTGGAACGTACTTCCATGAACTCATGGGACGATCAGAAAGTCCGTGACGCGCTGGCCGCTAACGGGAAGAAAAAAGTGGTGGTTTCCGGCCTGTGGACCGAAGTGTGTAACAACAGCTTCGCCCTGTGCGCCATGCTGGAAGGCGGCTATGAAATCTATATGGTGGCGGATGCCTCTGGCGGTACCTCCAAAGAAGCCCATGACTATGCCATGCAGCGCATGATCCAGGCGGGCGTGATCCCGGTAACCTGGCAGCAGGTGATGCTGGAGTGGCAGCGTGACTGGGCGCATCGTGATACCTATGACGCTGTCATGAAGATTGCCAAAGAGCATTCTGGTGCCTACGGCATCGGCGTTGATTACGCTTACACCATGGTGCACAAAGCGCCATCACGTCAGGAAAGCGAACATCGCACCCTGGCGCCGGTTCCGGCACGTTAA
- a CDS encoding amidohydrolase — MVTLGKAELILLNGKFHTVDRANPVAVAVAIREGKFLAVGSQAEVMEHHCEGTKVIDLKGHTAIPGLNDSHLHLIRGGLNYNLELRWEGVPSLADALRMLKEQALRTPSPQWVRVVGGWTEFQFAERRMPTLEEINDAAPDTPVFILHLYDRALLNRAALKVVGYTKDTPNPPGGEIQRDSNGNPTGMLIARPNAMILYATLAKGPKLPLELQINSTRQFMRELNRLGLTSAIDAGGGFQNYPDDYEVIAELHSKKQMTVRIAYNLFTQRPGHELEDFEKWTDMLTPGQGSDYFRHNGAGEMLVFSAADFEDFLEPRPDLAPGMEDELERVVRHLVEHRWPFRLHATYNESISRMLDVFEKVDRDIPFNGLHWFFDHAETVTQKNIDRIKALGGGIAVQHRMAFQGEYFAERYGIEATRHTPPVARMLETGVPVGLGTDATRVASYNPWTALYWLVSGRTVGGMQMYDVNARLDRDTALMLWTQGSAWFSSEQGKKGQIKVGQLADMAVLSKDFFSVPEEEIKGIESVLTVVDGNVVYAAGSFSSEAPPTLPVLPEWSPVVKVPGHYRSAPPDAMTRVGMMPQAHHCSGPCGVHSHQHDIARGANVPVAEDNAFWGALGCSCFAF, encoded by the coding sequence ATGGTGACGCTCGGTAAAGCAGAGCTGATTTTACTCAACGGCAAATTCCACACCGTTGACCGCGCCAACCCGGTGGCTGTCGCCGTGGCGATTCGTGAAGGTAAATTTCTGGCCGTCGGTAGCCAGGCCGAAGTGATGGAGCATCATTGCGAAGGCACTAAAGTCATTGACCTTAAGGGGCATACTGCCATTCCTGGTCTGAATGACTCCCACCTGCACCTGATCCGTGGCGGCCTCAACTACAACCTGGAACTGCGCTGGGAAGGCGTGCCCTCACTGGCTGATGCGCTGCGTATGTTAAAAGAGCAGGCGCTGCGTACCCCGTCGCCGCAGTGGGTGCGCGTGGTCGGCGGCTGGACTGAATTTCAGTTTGCCGAACGCCGGATGCCAACGCTGGAAGAGATCAACGACGCGGCACCGGACACCCCGGTGTTTATTCTGCATCTCTACGATCGCGCCCTGCTCAACCGCGCCGCACTGAAAGTGGTGGGATACACCAAAGACACACCCAACCCGCCAGGGGGTGAAATCCAGCGCGACAGCAACGGCAACCCAACCGGGATGCTGATTGCCCGTCCCAACGCGATGATCCTGTACGCCACGCTGGCAAAAGGACCGAAACTGCCGCTGGAATTGCAGATCAACTCCACCCGTCAGTTTATGCGTGAATTGAACCGTCTCGGCCTGACCAGTGCCATCGATGCGGGCGGCGGCTTCCAGAATTATCCTGACGATTATGAAGTCATTGCCGAGCTGCACAGCAAAAAGCAGATGACGGTGCGCATCGCCTATAACCTGTTTACCCAGCGTCCCGGCCATGAACTGGAAGATTTCGAAAAATGGACCGATATGCTGACGCCCGGCCAGGGCAGTGATTATTTCCGCCATAACGGTGCCGGTGAAATGCTGGTGTTCTCGGCGGCAGACTTTGAAGACTTCCTTGAACCACGTCCGGACCTCGCCCCAGGGATGGAAGATGAGCTGGAGCGCGTGGTACGTCATCTGGTGGAACATCGCTGGCCGTTCCGTCTGCACGCCACCTATAACGAATCCATCAGCCGCATGCTGGATGTGTTTGAAAAAGTGGATCGCGATATTCCGTTTAACGGCCTGCATTGGTTCTTCGACCATGCGGAAACCGTGACGCAGAAAAATATCGACCGTATTAAAGCCCTCGGTGGCGGCATTGCGGTGCAGCATCGTATGGCGTTCCAGGGCGAATATTTTGCCGAACGTTATGGCATCGAAGCCACCCGCCACACCCCGCCGGTGGCGCGTATGCTCGAAACCGGCGTACCGGTGGGTCTGGGTACTGACGCCACCCGCGTGGCCAGCTACAACCCATGGACCGCGCTCTACTGGCTGGTGTCCGGCCGTACCGTGGGCGGCATGCAGATGTATGACGTCAATGCCCGCCTCGATCGTGACACCGCGCTGATGTTGTGGACCCAGGGCAGCGCCTGGTTCTCCAGTGAGCAAGGCAAAAAAGGACAGATCAAAGTCGGCCAGCTGGCTGATATGGCGGTGCTGAGTAAGGATTTCTTTAGCGTGCCGGAAGAGGAAATCAAAGGTATTGAGTCAGTGCTGACGGTGGTGGATGGCAACGTGGTGTATGCCGCCGGATCCTTCAGTTCAGAAGCCCCACCCACGCTGCCGGTGTTACCGGAATGGTCACCGGTGGTGAAGGTGCCGGGTCATTACCGCAGTGCGCCACCGGATGCTATGACGCGCGTCGGTATGATGCCGCAGGCGCATCATTGCAGCGGCCCCTGTGGGGTCCACAGCCACCAGCATGATATTGCGCGTGGTGCCAATGTTCCGGTAGCCGAAGATAACGCCTTCTGGGGCGCGCTCGGTTGCAGCTGCTTTGCGTTTTAA
- a CDS encoding DoxX family protein gives MKTSSFFSIPPRIDLGLFFLRLTGSLLLLHVHGLPKVFHFQEELTRIEDPFGMGPYMSLIPAIVAEVICPILIILGWWSRLACLPIIGVLLVAMLAVHPDWSIADGQFGWLLLIIFTTLALTGPGAWRIGVKPKQELRHGTG, from the coding sequence ATGAAGACTTCATCGTTTTTCTCAATCCCGCCCCGGATCGATCTGGGGCTGTTTTTCCTGCGTCTGACTGGCAGCCTGTTGCTGCTGCATGTCCATGGCTTACCGAAGGTGTTTCATTTCCAGGAAGAACTGACGCGTATCGAAGACCCGTTCGGTATGGGGCCGTATATGAGCCTGATCCCGGCGATCGTGGCGGAAGTGATCTGCCCGATCCTGATCATCCTTGGCTGGTGGTCGCGGCTGGCCTGTCTGCCGATTATCGGCGTATTACTGGTGGCGATGCTGGCGGTTCATCCGGACTGGTCCATCGCCGACGGCCAGTTTGGCTGGTTGCTGCTGATTATCTTTACCACGCTGGCGCTGACCGGGCCGGGTGCGTGGCGCATCGGCGTCAAGCCAAAGCAGGAGCTGCGCCATGGCACAGGTTAA